One cyanobiont of Ornithocercus magnificus DNA segment encodes these proteins:
- a CDS encoding iron ABC transporter permease produces the protein MQQIQFPLLRLLSNLCCRGKQPQTSTSRVYLSILAALLALLAIWPLASLLQSGIRGVRDGLGSFGLDGGRQICGTLVLLLETAVTAALLGTANGWLLVNCHFPLCKLLRVAQLIPLATPAYLLAATLVDLGSQFGLIISGMGWSVAVMVVATYPYVFLLSTESFAKCSQVQLEACRTLGVGPWSSFRRVALPISLPAIGAGVALMGMEVVNELGAVELLGIPTLSAGILQAWQADSNPEGAIALAFVALVIMASLLLSERRLRQHSRRWTDSMRVSRGSASMWVLRDWRAATALFSCALPPLLSLGLPLVWATFNIGLVRQNLRLDTLNLTVQTLGLGLTTTALAVGSALILSIAKRWDKAPWLQSLTFLAGLGYAIPGTVLALALLIAAAPLQLPALLLLVWGYADRFLAISKGALDAALERLPPSLDEAATSLNCPWPEVLRRIHLPLLRGPLAVGGLLVFVDTIKELPLTFALRPFDFDTLAVRVFQYAGDERLGEALIPALMILVLGLLASASLVPELERTISDQSERSG, from the coding sequence ATGCAGCAAATCCAATTTCCCCTACTTCGGCTTCTAAGCAATCTGTGCTGTAGAGGCAAACAACCTCAAACCTCTACAAGTAGAGTATACCTCAGCATTCTGGCTGCCCTACTGGCACTGCTGGCAATCTGGCCACTAGCAAGCCTTTTGCAGAGCGGAATTAGGGGAGTCCGAGATGGCTTAGGCAGCTTCGGATTAGATGGAGGTCGTCAGATCTGTGGGACGTTGGTATTGCTTTTAGAAACTGCCGTTACTGCGGCTCTATTAGGTACTGCTAATGGCTGGCTTTTGGTCAACTGCCACTTTCCACTTTGCAAGTTGCTGCGGGTAGCTCAGCTGATTCCCCTGGCCACGCCAGCTTATCTACTGGCTGCCACTCTTGTAGATCTGGGCAGCCAATTTGGCTTGATCATCTCTGGTATGGGCTGGAGCGTGGCAGTAATGGTGGTAGCAACCTATCCTTACGTCTTTCTTCTCAGCACAGAAAGCTTTGCAAAGTGTAGTCAAGTTCAGTTAGAGGCTTGCCGTACTCTCGGGGTAGGTCCGTGGAGTTCTTTCCGCCGCGTAGCTTTGCCAATATCACTACCAGCAATTGGAGCAGGAGTTGCTCTAATGGGAATGGAGGTAGTGAACGAACTAGGTGCTGTTGAACTCTTAGGAATCCCGACACTGTCCGCTGGCATCCTCCAAGCCTGGCAAGCCGACAGTAATCCAGAGGGGGCAATAGCCCTGGCCTTCGTAGCGCTTGTGATCATGGCTTCGTTATTACTGAGTGAACGCCGCCTAAGACAGCACAGTCGACGATGGACCGACAGCATGAGGGTATCACGTGGCAGTGCCAGCATGTGGGTATTGAGAGACTGGCGAGCTGCAACTGCTTTGTTCTCTTGCGCACTGCCGCCCTTACTAAGTCTTGGTCTTCCTCTAGTTTGGGCCACCTTTAATATAGGCCTTGTCAGGCAAAACTTGCGCCTCGACACATTGAACCTAACTGTTCAAACATTAGGATTAGGTCTAACTACCACAGCATTAGCAGTTGGTAGTGCACTGATACTTTCCATTGCTAAGCGCTGGGACAAAGCCCCCTGGCTACAATCACTGACATTTCTAGCTGGGCTAGGATATGCGATTCCAGGAACAGTACTAGCTCTAGCTCTTCTCATTGCTGCAGCTCCGCTGCAGCTACCAGCCCTACTACTGCTAGTTTGGGGCTATGCTGACCGTTTTTTGGCAATCTCCAAGGGGGCTCTAGATGCGGCACTTGAGCGTCTGCCACCCAGTCTTGACGAGGCTGCTACTAGTCTCAATTGTCCCTGGCCAGAGGTGCTAAGGCGTATCCACTTACCCCTGCTGCGTGGTCCACTTGCTGTTGGAGGTTTGCTTGTTTTTGTCGATACTATTAAGGAATTGCCACTGACTTTTGCACTGCGACCTTTTGATTTTGATACTCTTGCTGTGCGCGTTTTTCAATATGCCGGTGATGAGAGGCTTGGCGAAGCTTTGATCCCAGCACTAATGATCCTTGTGCTTGGATTACTTGCTTCAGCAAGCCTAGTACCAGAGTTAGAAAGAACTATAAGTGATCAATCTGAGAGGAGTGGCTAA
- a CDS encoding lysylphosphatidylglycerol synthetase family protein, which translates to MVLWKHASQLGKFPLTEIAWWWIALGTSLSWLSLVINALAWCQLLRWLGYQFTVNNLVRLYLRSNLLKYLPGGIWHLVDRLKALQPHAGFGTALASTLLEPLLMIAAAALWVPLGGWQSGLALVGVIPSLALIAPIREPLLHYLQCSYISQSRGLKFNQCIDLAINIPYCSRVGYPWQPLLSEFIFVACRFSGFWCCVQAFTIEANLPTGKWLVAFVIAWTAGLVIPGAPGGLGVFETALLILLEDQVPKSFVLVVALGYRLVVVFADLLAAISASTKHVSLSLP; encoded by the coding sequence ATGGTATTGTGGAAACATGCTAGTCAGTTAGGTAAGTTTCCCTTAACAGAAATTGCTTGGTGGTGGATAGCACTTGGTACTAGTTTGAGCTGGCTTAGCCTTGTAATCAACGCACTTGCTTGGTGTCAACTCCTTAGGTGGCTAGGGTATCAATTTACTGTTAACAACCTAGTGAGGTTATATCTCCGTAGTAACTTACTTAAGTATTTGCCTGGTGGTATCTGGCATCTTGTCGACCGCTTAAAGGCGCTGCAACCACATGCAGGTTTTGGTACAGCCCTTGCAAGCACTTTGCTCGAGCCACTATTAATGATAGCCGCCGCAGCACTTTGGGTACCTTTAGGTGGATGGCAATCTGGCCTCGCCCTTGTCGGAGTTATACCTAGTTTGGCTCTAATTGCCCCAATCCGCGAGCCCCTACTGCATTATCTTCAGTGCTCTTATATCTCTCAGTCTCGCGGTCTTAAATTTAATCAGTGCATTGATCTTGCCATTAACATACCATACTGTAGTCGTGTTGGGTATCCCTGGCAGCCACTGCTGTCAGAGTTTATCTTTGTGGCTTGCCGCTTCTCCGGTTTTTGGTGCTGTGTTCAAGCCTTCACAATTGAGGCGAACCTTCCAACTGGCAAGTGGTTAGTTGCTTTTGTTATAGCTTGGACTGCTGGCCTAGTTATTCCAGGGGCTCCTGGCGGCCTAGGTGTATTCGAGACTGCATTACTAATATTACTTGAAGATCAGGTACCTAAAAGTTTCGTGTTAGTGGTTGCTTTAGGTTATCGTCTTGTTGTTGTTTTTGCTGATCTGCTTGCAGCCATATCTGCTTCTACAAAACATGTATCGCTAAGTTTACCTTGA
- a CDS encoding ATP-dependent Zn protease codes for MPQHRNADSAIALPAGVAVAAVSTLSIVGPPLGISTAWIALMAGGGLLALTIDAASFNGLGGHLIVEALPGGRSRLRRIAIHEAGHLLVAEEEALPVRRVLVGSLACLRAGLSSNGVTEFDIPNSVKMTLEDLRRWSRVLQAGVVAESLTYGGMARGGADDRKLLGCLWGLSGHDVATAHREQRRARREVSRQLRLRQDELDSRAEALIDSAPRLLR; via the coding sequence ATGCCTCAACATAGAAATGCTGACTCAGCCATAGCTTTGCCTGCTGGTGTCGCTGTGGCTGCAGTCAGCACACTCAGCATTGTAGGGCCACCTTTAGGAATTTCGACTGCCTGGATTGCCCTAATGGCTGGAGGTGGCTTGCTAGCTCTCACAATCGATGCAGCGAGTTTTAACGGACTCGGAGGCCATTTAATTGTAGAGGCTCTGCCCGGCGGTCGAAGCCGGCTGCGACGTATTGCAATTCATGAGGCTGGTCATCTGCTAGTAGCCGAGGAAGAGGCTCTGCCAGTTCGTCGGGTCCTGGTAGGAAGTCTTGCCTGCTTGCGAGCTGGACTTAGCAGCAACGGAGTTACTGAGTTTGATATACCTAATTCTGTAAAGATGACCTTGGAAGATCTTCGCCGTTGGAGCCGAGTCCTCCAAGCTGGTGTTGTTGCCGAGTCACTAACTTATGGAGGAATGGCTCGTGGAGGAGCTGATGATAGGAAACTTCTTGGATGTCTTTGGGGGCTCTCAGGACACGATGTAGCTACCGCCCATCGCGAGCAACGCCGCGCTAGACGCGAGGTCAGCCGTCAGCTACGTCTACGCCAAGATGAGCTCGACTCGCGAGCAGAGGCATTGATAGATAGTGCTCCTCGCCTCCTACGATGA
- a CDS encoding exodeoxyribonuclease III — translation MLIATWNINSIRARLELVSQWLKDYCPDLLCLQETKVDDPLFPISSFRDLGYYAQVHGQSSYNGVAFVSKKPLEDIRLGFGGELSDDPEALSMLDKQKRVISGIFEGIRVVNLYVPNGSSLGSEKYSYKLAWLSCLSNYLIAQSQRGERLCVLGDFNIALEARDIYNPEYFTGSIMASEPERRALSKILHKRLWDVFRVFEPKAGYWSWWDYRGSAWKRNRGWRIDHIYLCQELIDCARSCIIDVAQRGSLKPSDHVPVLLDLDWPPTGPVIGNANTEDLLSL, via the coding sequence TTGCTGATTGCAACTTGGAATATTAATTCCATTCGTGCTCGCTTAGAGTTAGTATCGCAGTGGTTAAAGGACTATTGTCCCGATTTGCTTTGTTTACAGGAGACTAAGGTCGATGATCCTCTATTTCCTATATCTAGCTTTAGGGATTTAGGGTACTACGCACAAGTGCATGGCCAAAGTTCTTATAATGGTGTGGCTTTTGTAAGCAAGAAGCCATTAGAAGATATACGCCTAGGGTTTGGTGGTGAGTTGTCGGACGACCCTGAAGCTCTTTCTATGCTAGATAAGCAGAAGCGAGTGATAAGTGGTATCTTTGAAGGCATAAGAGTTGTCAACTTGTATGTGCCTAATGGCTCAAGTTTGGGCTCTGAAAAGTATTCCTATAAACTGGCGTGGCTATCATGCCTTAGCAATTACCTTATAGCTCAGAGCCAACGTGGAGAGCGGCTCTGTGTTCTTGGAGACTTCAACATAGCTCTTGAGGCACGGGATATATACAATCCTGAATACTTCACTGGAAGTATTATGGCAAGCGAGCCAGAACGCAGGGCTCTATCCAAGATATTGCATAAGCGATTGTGGGACGTATTCCGGGTATTCGAGCCTAAAGCAGGTTACTGGAGTTGGTGGGACTATCGCGGTAGTGCCTGGAAGCGTAACCGAGGTTGGCGCATTGACCACATCTATTTGTGCCAGGAGCTAATAGATTGTGCTCGTAGTTGCATAATCGATGTGGCACAGCGTGGTAGTCTAAAGCCTAGTGATCATGTCCCTGTATTACTAGATCTAGACTGGCCACCAACAGGACCAGTCATCGGCAATGCTAATACTGAAGACCTACTTTCTTTATGA
- a CDS encoding glutamate-1-semialdehyde-2,1-aminomutase yields MPGGVSSPVRAFGSVGGQPIVFDRVKGPYAWDVDGNRYIDYVGSWGPAICGHAHPEVIGALQEALEKGTSFGAPCELENQLASMVIEAVPGIEMLRFVNSGTEACMAVLRLTRAFTSRDKVIKFEGCYHGHADMFLVKAGSGVATLGLPDSPGVPRSVIANTLTAPYNDLEAVKRLFAENHDSIAGVILEAIVGNAGFITPEPGFLEGLRELTREHGALLIFDEVMTGFRINYGGAQAHFGVKPDLTTMGKVIGGGLPVGAYGGRADIMKMVAPAGPMYQAGTLSGNPLAMTAGIKTLELLKQPGTYDKLAATTERLIQGILEAGRAAGFPITGSNVGAMFGFFLCKGPVRNFEEAKTVNSERFRHLHRALLERGVYLAPSAFEAGFTSLAHSEANIDSTLQAFRDSFGAIG; encoded by the coding sequence ATGCCTGGCGGCGTAAGTTCTCCCGTGCGAGCATTTGGCTCAGTCGGCGGGCAGCCGATTGTATTTGACCGTGTTAAAGGCCCTTATGCCTGGGATGTCGATGGTAACCGCTACATTGACTACGTTGGCAGTTGGGGCCCAGCCATCTGTGGACATGCCCATCCAGAGGTTATTGGCGCTTTGCAAGAGGCTCTAGAAAAAGGCACAAGCTTTGGTGCCCCTTGCGAGCTAGAGAACCAGTTGGCCTCGATGGTAATTGAGGCAGTCCCAGGAATTGAGATGCTCCGCTTTGTGAACAGCGGTACAGAAGCCTGTATGGCAGTACTGCGATTGACTCGTGCCTTCACTAGCCGCGACAAGGTAATCAAGTTTGAGGGCTGTTACCATGGCCACGCAGACATGTTTCTGGTAAAAGCAGGCTCCGGAGTAGCCACTCTAGGGTTACCTGATTCCCCAGGAGTTCCTAGAAGTGTTATAGCCAATACTCTCACTGCTCCTTACAATGATTTGGAAGCAGTAAAGAGACTTTTCGCTGAGAATCACGATTCTATAGCCGGTGTTATCTTAGAAGCGATTGTTGGCAACGCAGGCTTTATCACTCCTGAGCCAGGCTTTCTAGAAGGTCTACGTGAATTAACTAGAGAACATGGTGCTTTGCTAATTTTTGACGAGGTAATGACAGGGTTTCGTATCAACTATGGTGGCGCTCAAGCACACTTTGGAGTTAAGCCCGACCTGACAACAATGGGTAAAGTGATTGGTGGCGGTTTACCAGTAGGTGCATATGGTGGCCGGGCAGATATCATGAAGATGGTAGCACCAGCCGGGCCAATGTATCAAGCAGGTACTCTAAGTGGCAACCCACTTGCTATGACCGCAGGCATCAAAACACTTGAGCTTCTAAAACAGCCCGGAACCTATGATAAGCTTGCTGCTACAACTGAGCGCCTAATCCAAGGTATTCTCGAGGCTGGCCGCGCAGCCGGTTTTCCAATCACTGGCAGTAATGTTGGTGCTATGTTTGGCTTCTTTCTTTGCAAAGGACCAGTCCGCAATTTTGAAGAGGCTAAAACTGTGAACTCTGAGCGCTTCCGTCATCTACATCGGGCACTGCTCGAGCGTGGTGTTTATCTTGCTCCTAGCGCGTTTGAAGCTGGTTTTACCTCCTTGGCACACTCCGAAGCCAATATTGACTCAACACTACAGGCTTTTCGGGATAGCTTCGGTGCTATTGGCTAA
- a CDS encoding YajQ family cyclic di-GMP-binding protein, which produces MPAMANTYSFDVVFDFNRQELVNALDQVRRDVSQRYDLKNSNTDIALEETEVVITTESDMTLRAVEDVLRQKVTKRSLSLKILDFQVPEAVSGSRVKRVVKLRKGISQEIAKKMSKSVRDELKKVTVAIQGESLRVTGKSKDDLQAAIQLLRSKEEEFDVPLQFENYR; this is translated from the coding sequence ATGCCTGCAATGGCTAATACCTATTCATTCGATGTGGTCTTCGACTTTAACCGCCAGGAGCTTGTCAACGCGCTGGATCAAGTTCGCCGGGATGTAAGCCAGCGTTATGATCTCAAAAATTCGAATACTGATATAGCACTAGAAGAGACTGAGGTAGTGATTACTACCGAAAGTGATATGACCCTAAGAGCAGTAGAGGATGTGCTACGTCAGAAAGTGACTAAGCGCAGCCTCTCTCTGAAAATTCTTGATTTCCAGGTACCCGAGGCTGTGAGCGGCAGTCGAGTTAAGCGAGTGGTAAAACTACGCAAGGGGATAAGCCAGGAGATTGCCAAGAAAATGAGCAAGTCTGTGCGTGATGAGCTCAAAAAAGTGACGGTAGCGATCCAAGGTGAGAGCCTACGAGTCACTGGTAAAAGTAAAGATGACTTGCAAGCGGCGATTCAGCTACTGCGTAGCAAGGAAGAGGAGTTCGACGTTCCTCTGCAGTTTGAAAACTATCGCTAG
- a CDS encoding membrane protein, with protein MPVTLAVPLTITTLDLLLLLLFLLIIVFSLCLVSWWAYHNFWLSERYHYENLAKVIDPLPPGGEGHVRWHNQSWVAASIDLEQPLLVGELVVIVGRDGKRLQVLPLLPKFKRQQVLVKE; from the coding sequence GTGCCTGTAACTCTAGCAGTGCCGTTAACCATCACTACATTGGATCTCTTGCTACTACTGCTGTTTCTGCTTATTATTGTCTTCAGCCTTTGTCTAGTGAGTTGGTGGGCTTATCATAATTTTTGGCTAAGCGAGCGATATCACTACGAAAACTTAGCCAAGGTAATTGACCCGCTGCCACCAGGTGGTGAGGGACATGTGAGATGGCACAATCAAAGCTGGGTAGCAGCCTCAATTGATCTCGAACAACCTTTGCTGGTGGGTGAGCTGGTGGTTATAGTAGGGCGAGACGGCAAAAGATTGCAAGTACTTCCACTCCTTCCTAAGTTCAAGCGGCAACAAGTCTTAGTCAAAGAATAG
- a CDS encoding DNA recombination-mediator protein A: MSRSLNPPALARVDTLAQELALLQDKGKRRIAILGSRHVPVVSIHLVELLARSLVQEGHSLITSGAQGVNAAVIRSVLAADPSKLTVLLPQSLKRQVPEIRSQLDQVLHLIEKPEHDDLPLPMASSLCNQSIVWRCDQLICLAFHDSATLLNSCRMAEEMGKVVTLLFFD, from the coding sequence TTGAGTCGTTCCCTTAACCCGCCAGCCCTAGCTCGGGTGGACACCCTCGCGCAGGAATTGGCTCTGCTACAAGATAAGGGGAAACGCAGGATTGCGATCCTGGGTAGCCGCCATGTCCCGGTAGTCTCCATTCACCTAGTCGAGTTGTTAGCTCGTTCCCTAGTTCAAGAGGGTCACTCCCTGATTACTTCTGGAGCCCAGGGAGTAAACGCAGCAGTCATTCGCAGTGTGCTAGCCGCAGATCCCTCAAAGCTTACAGTGCTGCTGCCTCAAAGCCTCAAGCGTCAGGTTCCCGAAATCCGTAGCCAGCTAGACCAAGTGCTTCACTTAATTGAGAAGCCTGAGCATGATGATCTACCACTACCGATGGCTAGCAGCCTTTGTAACCAGAGTATTGTCTGGCGCTGTGACCAGCTTATCTGCCTAGCTTTCCATGACAGTGCAACTTTACTTAATAGCTGCCGCATGGCCGAAGAAATGGGGAAAGTGGTTACCCTTCTATTCTTTGACTAA
- a CDS encoding short-chain dehydrogenase, whose amino-acid sequence MFQVISVAQKTQARNFWAGKVVAITGARGELGQALIQSFRSAGAHVVGLTHSSLPKLKADSSGPHEWQQWCCGKEEELDELLMNLDILVLNHGINPHRCEIFTGVDTALEVNALSTWRLMRRFKELCETGTSNVNQPNRTPRELWVNTSEAEVQPALSPAYEISKRLLGQLVSLHWAAGKRKGKQYLVVRKLVLGPFRSGLNPIGLMSSRFVAARVLQLARVGIQLIVVTPNPITYAVMPLTELGRWLYTRLLLQANHHDP is encoded by the coding sequence ATGTTCCAAGTTATTAGTGTGGCACAAAAGACTCAGGCTCGTAATTTTTGGGCGGGAAAAGTCGTCGCAATCACAGGTGCTCGTGGAGAGCTAGGTCAGGCCCTAATACAGTCTTTTCGCAGTGCTGGTGCCCATGTAGTTGGATTAACTCACAGCTCCCTACCTAAGTTAAAAGCAGATTCAAGTGGGCCTCATGAATGGCAACAGTGGTGCTGTGGTAAGGAAGAGGAGCTTGACGAACTGCTGATGAACCTAGATATACTTGTGCTTAACCATGGTATCAATCCTCACAGATGCGAGATTTTCACCGGTGTTGATACAGCACTTGAGGTCAACGCACTTAGTACCTGGCGGCTGATGCGGAGATTCAAGGAACTTTGCGAGACAGGTACAAGTAACGTCAATCAACCTAATCGTACGCCTAGAGAACTGTGGGTCAATACCTCTGAAGCTGAGGTTCAGCCAGCCCTAAGCCCTGCATACGAGATCAGTAAGCGATTGCTAGGCCAGCTGGTAAGCCTTCATTGGGCAGCTGGCAAGCGAAAAGGAAAACAATATCTGGTCGTGCGCAAGCTTGTACTAGGACCTTTCCGTTCTGGACTTAATCCCATTGGTCTAATGTCATCTCGCTTCGTCGCAGCTAGGGTGCTACAGCTGGCTAGGGTAGGTATACAACTAATTGTGGTTACGCCTAACCCAATTACTTATGCAGTGATGCCACTGACTGAACTAGGACGTTGGCTATATACCCGTCTACTGTTGCAGGCTAATCACCACGATCCGTGA
- a CDS encoding type I methionyl aminopeptidase, with translation MNLFTDLLSSARGSHVTATGPFIQKRRGVEIKSSRELKIMRQASLIVATVLREIIAVVEPGQSTKDLDAYAEQRICEMGAAPSFKGYHGFPASICASINNEVVHGIPSPKRIIRAGDLLKVDTGAFFEGYHGDSCVTICVGQTSEKAQELSRVAQEALMAGLKQIRPGNTLLDIAGAIEDHVLTNGFSVVEDYTGHGVGRNLHEEPSVFNFRTNDLPNVVLRPGMTLAVEPILNAGCKNCRTLRDQWTVVTQDGSLSAQWEHTIVVTSDGCEILTDRGD, from the coding sequence ATGAATCTTTTCACTGACCTACTCAGCTCAGCTCGAGGGTCACACGTCACAGCTACAGGGCCATTTATTCAGAAGCGACGAGGTGTTGAGATCAAGTCTTCTCGTGAGCTCAAGATCATGCGACAGGCAAGTTTGATTGTCGCAACTGTGCTACGTGAGATAATTGCGGTGGTGGAGCCGGGGCAAAGCACTAAAGATCTTGATGCTTATGCTGAACAGCGCATCTGTGAGATGGGAGCTGCCCCAAGCTTCAAAGGTTACCACGGCTTTCCAGCAAGCATATGCGCCAGCATAAACAACGAAGTAGTGCATGGCATTCCTAGCCCCAAGCGCATTATTCGTGCAGGTGACCTTCTCAAGGTTGATACTGGCGCATTCTTTGAGGGCTATCACGGTGATAGCTGTGTCACTATCTGTGTTGGTCAGACTTCGGAGAAAGCCCAGGAATTAAGTCGTGTTGCCCAGGAAGCCCTGATGGCTGGTCTGAAACAGATTCGCCCTGGCAACACCTTACTTGACATTGCCGGAGCTATTGAGGATCACGTACTAACAAATGGCTTCAGTGTTGTCGAGGATTACACAGGCCATGGAGTTGGACGCAATCTGCATGAAGAACCCTCGGTCTTCAACTTTCGCACTAATGATCTACCCAACGTAGTTCTACGTCCTGGAATGACCCTTGCAGTTGAGCCAATCCTCAACGCCGGTTGTAAGAACTGCCGCACCTTACGCGATCAGTGGACCGTAGTAACGCAGGATGGGTCTCTCTCGGCTCAGTGGGAGCACACGATTGTGGTTACATCTGACGGTTGCGAAATCCTCACGGATCGTGGTGATTAG
- a CDS encoding 50S ribosomal protein L19 — MAADSGDTGTTQLGDTNGLASTKDKDHVSLAGTNLRSRLSASALIREFEAAQQKADLPDIYVGDTIRVGVRISEGNKERIQPYEGVVISKRNGGLSETITVRRIFQGIGVERVFMLHSPQVASIKVERRGKVRRAKLFYLRDRVGKATRVKQRFDR, encoded by the coding sequence ATGGCAGCGGACTCAGGAGATACCGGTACCACCCAACTTGGGGACACAAATGGCTTGGCTTCCACCAAAGACAAGGATCATGTGTCTCTGGCAGGAACCAATCTGCGCTCACGCCTTAGTGCATCAGCCCTAATCCGGGAGTTTGAGGCTGCTCAGCAGAAGGCTGATCTCCCGGATATTTATGTAGGAGACACAATACGCGTCGGTGTGCGTATTAGTGAAGGTAATAAGGAGCGCATCCAGCCCTACGAAGGTGTAGTTATCTCGAAGCGCAATGGTGGTCTAAGCGAGACCATCACAGTCCGCCGCATCTTCCAAGGTATCGGAGTCGAGAGGGTATTCATGCTTCATAGCCCCCAGGTAGCTTCCATCAAGGTAGAGCGCCGCGGTAAGGTAAGGAGGGCGAAGCTTTTCTATCTGCGAGACCGGGTGGGTAAGGCCACTCGCGTAAAGCAGCGCTTCGATCGCTGA
- a CDS encoding glutamate--tRNA ligase, protein MKVRVRLAPSPTGRLHIGTARTAAFNWLFARRHSGSFLLRIEDTDKERSRSEYTENILDSLRWLGLTWDGEPIVQTNRQAEHHHAINNLLARGLAYRCYCSEEELEAMRIEQKHSGQAPRYDNRHRGLTPKQEQKFRDEGCDSVIRFRIDDDADICWNDMVRGLVQWRGSDLGGDMVIARRTSSNSIGEPLYNLVAVVDDAAMAVSHVIRGEDHIANTAKQILLYRALELPLPNFAHTPLILNAEGRKLSKRDGVTSITDFRQMGYTAEALINYMILLGWSVPQGMNERFSLEQAAAVFDLNRVSRAGARFDWDKLNWLNAQFLHEMPASELLKSLIPLWRDRGWSCPANDWGEDLCTLLRPSLALLQDGVEQAKPFFVMPELGEEAQQQLKVEGCVNALRDLSRRLESSDWDGRKIVKAQQMIEEVATAIGIKKGILMKSLRAALFGKLQGPDLFTAWSLLARIGQDRQRLIRCI, encoded by the coding sequence TTGAAGGTACGTGTCAGACTAGCGCCTAGCCCCACTGGTAGACTCCACATTGGCACGGCACGAACCGCGGCCTTCAACTGGTTGTTTGCGCGGAGGCACAGTGGCAGTTTCCTACTACGCATTGAAGACACTGATAAAGAGCGCTCACGATCCGAGTACACTGAAAATATCCTCGACAGTCTTCGTTGGTTAGGACTGACATGGGACGGTGAACCTATAGTTCAGACTAATCGTCAGGCTGAGCATCATCACGCTATCAATAACTTGCTTGCAAGAGGTCTTGCATATCGTTGCTACTGCAGCGAGGAAGAACTCGAAGCAATGCGGATTGAGCAGAAGCACTCTGGCCAAGCCCCACGCTATGATAATCGCCACCGTGGATTAACACCTAAGCAAGAGCAGAAATTCCGTGATGAAGGATGCGACTCTGTAATCCGCTTCCGAATAGACGACGATGCTGATATCTGCTGGAATGATATGGTACGTGGCTTAGTCCAATGGCGAGGTTCTGATCTTGGCGGCGACATGGTGATTGCTCGGCGGACTTCATCTAATTCCATCGGTGAACCGCTCTATAATCTTGTTGCAGTAGTCGATGATGCCGCCATGGCAGTCAGCCACGTAATACGTGGTGAGGACCATATTGCTAACACAGCTAAGCAAATACTACTCTATAGAGCCCTGGAGCTACCGCTACCTAATTTTGCTCATACTCCGTTAATTCTCAATGCTGAAGGGCGGAAGCTCTCGAAACGAGATGGTGTCACTTCCATAACGGACTTCCGACAAATGGGCTATACAGCGGAGGCTCTAATTAATTACATGATACTTTTAGGCTGGTCGGTTCCACAAGGCATGAATGAGCGCTTTAGCCTTGAGCAGGCTGCTGCAGTCTTTGATCTCAATCGGGTTAGTAGGGCTGGTGCTCGCTTTGACTGGGACAAACTTAACTGGTTGAATGCGCAGTTTCTACACGAAATGCCAGCTAGTGAACTTCTTAAATCTCTTATACCACTCTGGCGAGATCGGGGCTGGTCATGCCCTGCTAATGACTGGGGAGAAGATCTATGCACACTCCTTAGACCTTCGCTTGCCCTATTGCAGGATGGAGTTGAGCAAGCCAAACCATTTTTTGTCATGCCTGAGCTAGGGGAAGAAGCCCAACAGCAGTTAAAGGTTGAAGGTTGTGTTAATGCCTTAAGAGATTTGTCTAGGCGACTCGAATCGTCAGATTGGGACGGACGAAAAATAGTCAAAGCGCAGCAAATGATTGAGGAAGTTGCTACTGCTATAGGCATTAAGAAGGGAATTCTGATGAAGAGTCTGCGCGCTGCACTGTTTGGGAAGCTTCAGGGGCCAGATCTGTTTACAGCTTGGAGCTTACTTGCGCGGATCGGGCAAGATCGCCAGCGCCTTATTCGCTGTATCTGA